A genome region from Akkermansiaceae bacterium includes the following:
- the dprA gene encoding DNA-protecting protein DprA codes for MSPREAILALNLLPSFGPVRITRLLEHFGDAESVLSAPEGKLQRVDGIGPETAKIISRWQDHADPAAEIAEAERRGISIITREDNSYPKHLLQAYDAPILLYVWGEILPRDKHAISIVGSRRSTSYGMGATKKLTYQLAHAGFTIVSGLARGIDTAAHESALAAKGRTIAVVGSGLARLYPPENLALAEKIADGNGAVISEFPLHKAPDKQTFPMRNRIVAAWCQALLVTECPAWSGSLITANLASEYGKPIFAVPGPIDKPSSAGCHQLIRDGATLVADASHIIDDMGELPFSFKNEAPESEPAQPELPPGEAAVLDAMQPGEEYAVDSLIHASGLPSSAVTAALFKLELRRLVRPLPGFRFIRR; via the coding sequence ATGTCTCCCCGCGAAGCCATACTCGCCCTCAACCTCCTGCCCTCCTTCGGGCCGGTGCGCATCACCCGCCTGCTTGAGCATTTCGGCGATGCGGAGAGCGTCCTTTCCGCCCCGGAAGGGAAATTGCAGCGCGTCGATGGGATCGGCCCGGAGACGGCGAAAATCATTTCCCGCTGGCAGGATCATGCCGATCCGGCGGCGGAGATCGCCGAGGCTGAAAGGCGTGGGATTTCCATCATCACCCGCGAGGACAACTCCTACCCAAAGCACCTGCTCCAGGCCTACGACGCCCCGATCCTGTTGTATGTATGGGGGGAAATCCTGCCGCGCGACAAACACGCGATCAGCATCGTCGGCTCCCGCCGCTCCACCAGCTACGGAATGGGCGCGACCAAGAAACTCACCTACCAGCTCGCCCATGCCGGCTTCACCATCGTCTCCGGCCTCGCCCGTGGCATCGACACCGCCGCCCACGAATCCGCCCTCGCCGCGAAGGGGCGCACCATCGCGGTGGTAGGCTCCGGACTTGCCCGGCTCTATCCGCCGGAAAACCTCGCCCTCGCGGAAAAAATCGCCGATGGAAACGGAGCGGTCATTTCCGAGTTCCCTCTCCACAAGGCACCCGACAAGCAGACCTTCCCCATGCGCAACCGCATCGTCGCCGCATGGTGCCAGGCGCTGCTCGTCACCGAGTGCCCCGCCTGGTCCGGCTCCCTCATCACCGCGAACCTCGCCTCCGAATACGGCAAGCCCATCTTCGCCGTCCCCGGCCCCATCGACAAGCCCTCCTCCGCCGGCTGCCACCAGCTCATCCGCGACGGCGCGACGCTGGTTGCGGACGCATCCCACATCATCGACGACATGGGTGAGCTTCCGTTTTCCTTCAAGAACGAAGCCCCGGAATCCGAACCCGCCCAACCCGAACTCCCACCAGGGGAAGCGGCCGTCCTCGACGCCATGCAGCCCGGAGAGGAATACGCGGTGGACAGCCTGATCCATGCATCCGGCCTGCCCTCATCCGCGGTCACCGCCGCGCTCTTCAAACTCGAGCTACGCCGCCTCGTCCGCCCGCTGCCGGGGTTCCGGTTCATCCGGAGATAG
- a CDS encoding topoisomerase C-terminal repeat-containing protein, with translation MGKTLIIAEKPSVMNDLAKALAKALGKFDKVGSGRDIHYENDNAIITSAVGHLVELRMPMGPNGKKLPWKFDVLPAIPDAFDLDPIEQSEPKLKKVLKLAKRKDVDLIVNACDAGREGELIFRYIMEIGKIDKPMKRLWMQSMTTGAIVDAWANLRSDEQMRPLADAAKCRSESDWLVGLNATRALTCFNSRHGGFNITAAGRVQTPTLAILAAREREIQAFKPEPYFEVHATMNVAAGDYLGKWIDTGFRKSEDKPHGKAERIWDQGLAQAITDRCKGKSAEISEEKKSSTQIAPQLYDLTTLQREAPFSAKGTLQIAQALYEKHKVLTYPRTDSRYLPEDYVQNVKDTLKQIGNSDLDVAKYAKAVLSGKDDKGPRLHQSKRIFNTAKVSDHFAIIPTGTIAKLSETEQKVYDMVVKRFIAVFYPQAEFEQTTRLSTITTEGAKDVFKTEGRVLVVPGWLEVYGRKPGVAAGKDGLVGISAGEKAKADPVELIHEQTRPPARFTESTLLSAMEGAGKLLVNDEELREAMAERGLGTPATRAATIEGLIAQKYLLRDGRELHVTPSGLRLIELVTQMDIEGLHSPKLTGDWEYKLRQMEHGQLKRPDFMREIIAYTNEIVAKAHGLAEEAKNKKFPDVEVEHPVHGTLVLRQTDATYESRDPELPIKIKKHIAGRLLTEDELRTLMKNGVVGPLQGFKSKFNKPFDASLQIDEKFKTAFLFEGDDDKAPDLTEEMLIGTAETPDGKKHKVFASDKAYYVPDIVTKKDPHGIRIGKTILQREIPDDQALKLISTGKTDLLNGFVSNRTKRKFDAFLTFDADTAKIGFDFPPRPAKKAATKKADED, from the coding sequence ATGGGTAAAACACTGATCATCGCTGAAAAACCGTCCGTCATGAACGACCTCGCCAAGGCCTTGGCCAAGGCTCTTGGGAAATTCGACAAGGTCGGCTCCGGTCGCGATATCCACTACGAGAACGACAACGCGATCATCACCTCCGCCGTCGGACATCTCGTCGAGCTGCGCATGCCCATGGGGCCCAACGGCAAGAAACTGCCATGGAAGTTCGATGTCCTCCCCGCCATCCCCGATGCCTTCGACCTCGATCCGATCGAGCAATCCGAGCCGAAGCTGAAAAAAGTCCTCAAGCTGGCGAAACGCAAGGACGTCGATCTCATCGTCAATGCCTGCGACGCCGGCCGGGAAGGCGAGCTGATTTTCCGCTACATCATGGAGATCGGGAAGATCGACAAGCCGATGAAGCGCCTCTGGATGCAGTCGATGACCACCGGGGCCATCGTCGATGCCTGGGCAAACCTCCGCTCCGACGAGCAGATGCGCCCGCTGGCCGATGCCGCGAAGTGCCGCTCCGAATCCGATTGGCTCGTCGGCCTCAACGCCACCCGCGCCCTGACCTGTTTCAACTCCCGCCACGGCGGTTTCAACATCACCGCCGCAGGCCGCGTGCAGACACCGACCCTGGCCATCCTCGCCGCCCGCGAGCGGGAGATCCAGGCATTCAAGCCGGAGCCGTATTTCGAGGTCCATGCCACGATGAATGTAGCTGCGGGGGATTACCTCGGGAAATGGATCGATACGGGCTTCAGGAAATCGGAGGACAAGCCCCACGGCAAGGCCGAGCGCATCTGGGATCAGGGGCTCGCTCAGGCCATCACGGATCGCTGCAAGGGGAAATCCGCCGAGATTTCCGAGGAGAAAAAATCAAGCACCCAGATCGCGCCGCAGCTCTACGATCTCACAACCCTCCAGCGCGAAGCCCCGTTTTCCGCGAAAGGAACCCTTCAGATCGCCCAGGCGCTCTATGAAAAGCACAAGGTGCTCACCTATCCCCGGACGGACTCCCGCTACCTTCCCGAGGACTACGTCCAGAACGTAAAGGACACGCTCAAGCAAATCGGCAACAGCGACCTCGACGTCGCGAAATACGCCAAGGCCGTCCTTTCCGGAAAAGACGACAAGGGACCACGCCTCCACCAGTCGAAGCGGATTTTCAACACCGCGAAGGTTTCCGATCACTTCGCGATCATCCCCACCGGCACCATCGCCAAGCTCTCGGAGACGGAGCAGAAGGTCTATGACATGGTGGTCAAGCGTTTCATCGCGGTCTTCTACCCGCAGGCGGAGTTCGAGCAGACCACCCGACTTTCCACCATCACCACGGAAGGCGCGAAGGATGTTTTCAAAACCGAAGGCCGCGTGCTCGTCGTCCCCGGCTGGCTGGAGGTCTACGGCCGCAAGCCCGGCGTCGCCGCCGGAAAGGACGGCCTGGTCGGCATCAGCGCTGGTGAAAAAGCCAAGGCGGATCCCGTCGAGCTCATCCACGAGCAGACACGCCCGCCCGCCCGCTTCACCGAGTCCACCCTCCTCTCCGCGATGGAGGGCGCCGGAAAACTCCTGGTCAACGACGAGGAACTGCGCGAGGCGATGGCCGAGCGCGGCCTCGGCACACCCGCCACCCGTGCGGCGACCATCGAAGGCCTCATCGCCCAGAAGTATCTGCTGCGCGATGGCCGCGAGCTTCATGTCACCCCATCCGGCCTTCGCCTCATCGAGCTGGTCACGCAAATGGACATCGAGGGTCTCCATTCGCCCAAGCTCACCGGCGATTGGGAATACAAACTCCGCCAGATGGAACACGGCCAGCTCAAGCGACCCGATTTCATGCGCGAGATCATCGCCTACACGAACGAGATCGTTGCCAAGGCGCACGGCCTCGCCGAGGAGGCGAAGAACAAGAAATTCCCCGACGTCGAGGTCGAGCATCCCGTCCACGGCACCCTCGTCCTCCGCCAGACGGACGCCACCTACGAGTCCCGCGATCCGGAACTGCCGATCAAGATCAAGAAACACATCGCCGGCCGCCTGCTCACCGAGGACGAGCTGCGCACCCTCATGAAAAATGGCGTGGTCGGCCCGCTCCAGGGCTTCAAGTCGAAGTTCAACAAGCCGTTTGATGCCTCCCTCCAGATCGACGAGAAATTCAAGACCGCCTTCCTCTTCGAGGGCGATGACGACAAGGCTCCCGATCTCACCGAAGAGATGCTCATCGGCACTGCCGAGACACCCGACGGCAAGAAGCACAAGGTCTTCGCCAGCGACAAGGCCTACTACGTGCCCGACATCGTGACCAAGAAGGATCCGCACGGGATCCGTATCGGAAAAACCATCCTCCAGCGGGAGATTCCGGACGATCAGGCGCTCAAGCTCATTTCCACAGGCAAGACCGACCTGCTCAACGGCTTCGTCTCGAACCGCACCAAGCGCAAGTTCGATGCCTTCCTGACCTTTGATGCGGACACCGCCAAGATCGGCTTCGATTTCCCGCCGCGCCCCGCGAAGAAGGCGGCCACCAAGAAGGCGGACGAGGACTGA
- a CDS encoding TrkH family potassium uptake protein, with product MNFYLIARILGLLLTLEAVAMIACGFFAKFDVVAGDAEAASMLFLSAAITGGIGLLAIIPGITKTRHDTIPKREAIVIVGLGWILCSVLGGLPYLLCPPYLSPAGAFFESASGFTTTGSSVMTVIEEWPRGILLWRATTQLLGGIGILVLFVALLSYIGVSSKSLFHNESSFRSGDLGLARIQDTATLLLRIYMGLVLACLVGLRAMGLSWYNATCHAFTTISTGGLSPHTASIGYYAEWGNSWLIELWLIVFMALGSLNFLLFIVVLRNNWKRVIREEDARWFLGICILVATLIAAGRCYNDGIHPLTSIREAAFIVVSIASTTGFGTADYDQWPTWAKVLIACLMLVGGCAGSTAGGFKVGRLIVFAKSARNEIIKTFRPSQVFRIVVNGNTIDDSARARIMFFITLYLMICIAATAVVGFLEAGTGISLESCAGAVLATISSIGPGFGAVGPSMNFADLREPTKVFLGWVMILGRLELFALLVLFVPQLWRKY from the coding sequence ATGAATTTCTACCTGATCGCGCGCATCCTCGGCCTGCTGCTCACGCTGGAGGCCGTTGCTATGATCGCCTGCGGTTTTTTCGCGAAGTTCGATGTCGTGGCTGGCGATGCGGAGGCGGCATCCATGCTGTTCCTCTCCGCCGCCATCACCGGCGGCATCGGCCTGCTGGCGATCATCCCGGGCATCACGAAAACCCGGCACGACACCATCCCCAAGCGGGAGGCGATCGTGATCGTCGGGCTGGGATGGATCCTGTGCAGCGTTCTCGGTGGGCTGCCTTACCTACTATGCCCGCCGTATCTCAGCCCGGCCGGGGCGTTCTTCGAGTCGGCCTCCGGCTTCACCACCACCGGCTCCTCGGTGATGACCGTCATCGAGGAATGGCCGCGCGGCATCCTTCTGTGGCGAGCCACCACACAGCTGCTCGGTGGGATCGGCATCCTTGTCCTCTTCGTCGCCCTGCTCTCCTACATCGGGGTATCGTCGAAATCACTTTTCCACAACGAGTCCTCCTTCCGCAGCGGCGATCTGGGCCTCGCCCGCATCCAGGACACCGCAACCCTATTGCTCCGCATCTACATGGGCCTTGTGCTTGCCTGCCTCGTCGGGCTGCGCGCGATGGGGCTGTCCTGGTACAACGCCACCTGCCATGCCTTCACCACCATTTCCACCGGCGGCCTCAGCCCCCACACCGCCAGCATAGGCTATTACGCGGAATGGGGGAACTCATGGCTCATCGAGCTGTGGCTGATCGTTTTCATGGCCTTGGGCAGCCTGAATTTCCTGCTCTTCATCGTGGTGCTGCGCAACAACTGGAAGCGTGTCATACGCGAGGAGGATGCCCGCTGGTTTCTGGGGATCTGCATCCTCGTTGCCACGCTCATCGCCGCTGGCCGCTGCTACAACGACGGCATCCACCCTCTCACAAGCATCCGGGAGGCGGCGTTCATCGTGGTCAGCATCGCCTCGACCACGGGCTTCGGCACGGCGGACTACGACCAGTGGCCGACATGGGCGAAAGTGCTCATCGCCTGCCTGATGCTTGTCGGCGGATGCGCCGGCTCCACGGCGGGCGGCTTCAAGGTGGGGCGGCTCATCGTGTTCGCGAAGTCCGCGCGCAACGAGATCATCAAGACCTTCCGTCCCAGCCAGGTGTTCCGCATCGTGGTGAACGGAAACACCATCGACGATTCCGCCCGCGCCCGCATCATGTTTTTCATCACCCTGTACCTGATGATCTGCATCGCCGCGACCGCTGTCGTCGGCTTCCTGGAGGCCGGCACGGGGATCAGCCTGGAAAGCTGCGCGGGAGCCGTGCTGGCCACCATCTCCAGCATAGGCCCCGGCTTCGGTGCGGTGGGGCCGTCCATGAACTTCGCGGATCTGCGCGAGCCGACCAAGGTTTTCCTCGGCTGGGTGATGATCCTGGGGCGCCTTGAGCTGTTCGCGCTCCTCGTCCTTTTCGTCCCCCAGCTGTGGAGGAAATACTGA
- the lpxB gene encoding lipid-A-disaccharide synthase, with the protein MSGDAHAAGLLRELKGIAPGLEIHGVGGPQMSEVSGGLVRDWVEDAAVMGVVEVLKRYGWFKERFAEMLCEIKALKPDTLLLVDYPGFNLRFSAAIRRELPDTKQVYYVSPQVWAWNKKRIPKMVELLDEMLCLFPFEKPIFENAGLKTTHVGHPLVDELAGERIAGGRQGNLIGLFPGSREREIAKLFPMMIASAAALRQWRGDLVFSVPAATPKLAETMRGMISEAGAGEWITLTAGGSHALMQRAACGVIASGTATLEAATYQLPYCLVYKMAWTTYCLGKMLVKIKYIGLVNILAGEKVVEEFIQADAAAPEVSAWVRDMLTDDAKREALMARLGEISAKLGEPGTHRRAAERVAAWL; encoded by the coding sequence ATGAGTGGGGATGCGCACGCGGCAGGTTTGCTACGGGAGCTGAAAGGCATTGCGCCGGGGCTAGAGATTCATGGCGTCGGCGGGCCGCAAATGAGCGAGGTTTCCGGGGGGCTTGTGAGGGACTGGGTGGAGGATGCCGCGGTGATGGGGGTGGTGGAGGTCCTGAAGCGGTATGGCTGGTTCAAGGAGCGCTTCGCGGAAATGCTCTGTGAGATCAAGGCGCTCAAGCCGGACACTCTGCTGCTGGTGGATTATCCGGGCTTCAACCTGCGTTTCTCCGCCGCCATCCGGCGCGAGCTTCCGGATACGAAACAGGTCTATTACGTCAGCCCGCAGGTCTGGGCATGGAATAAGAAACGCATCCCGAAGATGGTGGAACTCCTCGATGAAATGCTCTGCCTGTTTCCTTTCGAAAAACCCATCTTCGAAAACGCCGGGCTGAAAACCACACATGTCGGCCACCCGCTGGTGGACGAGCTTGCGGGGGAGCGCATCGCGGGCGGGCGGCAGGGAAATCTCATCGGGCTTTTCCCCGGCAGCCGGGAGCGCGAGATCGCCAAGCTTTTCCCGATGATGATAGCCAGTGCCGCGGCACTGCGCCAGTGGAGGGGTGACCTTGTTTTTTCCGTCCCGGCAGCCACCCCGAAGCTGGCGGAAACGATGCGCGGCATGATCTCGGAGGCCGGGGCAGGGGAGTGGATCACTCTCACCGCCGGGGGCAGCCATGCGCTGATGCAGCGCGCGGCCTGCGGGGTCATTGCCAGCGGCACCGCCACGCTGGAGGCGGCGACCTACCAGCTGCCCTACTGCCTGGTATATAAGATGGCGTGGACGACCTACTGCCTCGGGAAAATGCTGGTTAAGATCAAATACATCGGTCTCGTGAACATCCTTGCGGGCGAGAAGGTGGTGGAGGAATTCATCCAGGCGGATGCCGCTGCGCCGGAAGTCTCCGCATGGGTGCGCGACATGTTGACGGACGATGCGAAACGTGAAGCCCTCATGGCACGGCTCGGCGAGATCAGCGCGAAACTCGGCGAGCCCGGCACCCACCGCCGCGCCGCAGAGCGGGTGGCGGCGTGGCTGTAG
- a CDS encoding acyltransferase codes for MDYRDIRHFTRFNALRFLAASLVLVHHAESLRVQAGLFNLKGLGLFQNGSTAVSFFFVLSGFLITYLLLKEERQTGTVHIGRFYLKRVYRIWPLYFLMVFVGVFLQPWAIEMLGLGYRLPYTWGETWHHFLFFFPGLVTFFHGPHLLQPLWSIGVEEVFYLIWAPLFLWFGKRLMAMFLTVIAVKLALISADGLLGFPPVIGYLVRILEFQSMAAGAIAAHLLFHHGTLLKKILARLTILPWLLAGLAILLLVNPFTDAAPWIEFRTRNGFFSMIESTLFAALLLCLALTNRKSRWLDSGAANFLGDISYGIYMYHLLVVTIVMELLKTMSIHPLIDTLVFYALSFGITILLAGLSKRHFEDYFLRFKKRLG; via the coding sequence ATGGACTACCGGGATATCAGGCACTTCACCCGCTTCAATGCTTTGCGCTTCCTGGCGGCGTCCCTCGTGCTGGTGCACCATGCGGAGTCGCTGCGGGTGCAGGCCGGGCTCTTCAATCTCAAAGGCCTAGGCCTGTTCCAGAACGGCTCTACGGCCGTGAGCTTTTTCTTCGTCCTCAGCGGCTTCCTGATCACCTACCTGCTGCTCAAGGAGGAGCGCCAGACGGGCACCGTCCACATAGGCCGCTTTTACCTGAAGCGGGTGTACCGCATCTGGCCGCTGTATTTCCTCATGGTCTTCGTCGGGGTGTTCCTCCAGCCGTGGGCGATCGAAATGCTGGGACTTGGGTACCGGCTCCCCTACACGTGGGGGGAAACGTGGCACCACTTCCTGTTTTTCTTTCCGGGCCTGGTGACATTTTTCCATGGTCCGCACCTCCTGCAGCCACTGTGGTCGATCGGGGTGGAGGAGGTTTTCTATCTCATTTGGGCGCCGCTTTTCCTGTGGTTCGGGAAGCGGCTGATGGCCATGTTCCTTACGGTCATCGCCGTGAAGCTAGCGCTCATTTCCGCAGACGGGCTGTTGGGATTCCCGCCTGTCATCGGCTATCTGGTCCGCATCCTGGAGTTCCAGAGCATGGCTGCCGGAGCCATTGCGGCGCATCTGCTTTTCCACCACGGGACGCTGCTGAAAAAGATCCTGGCCCGTCTCACCATCCTGCCATGGCTGCTTGCCGGCCTGGCGATCCTGCTGTTGGTGAACCCCTTCACGGACGCCGCGCCATGGATTGAGTTCCGCACCCGCAACGGATTCTTCTCGATGATCGAAAGCACCCTCTTCGCCGCCCTGTTGCTGTGCCTCGCCCTGACCAACAGGAAATCGCGCTGGCTGGACTCCGGCGCCGCGAATTTCCTGGGGGACATTTCCTACGGGATCTACATGTACCATCTGCTTGTCGTCACCATCGTGATGGAGCTTCTGAAAACGATGAGCATCCACCCGCTGATCGACACGCTGGTTTTCTACGCATTGTCCTTCGGCATCACCATCCTGTTGGCCGGGCTTTCGAAGCGTCACTTCGAGGATTACTTCCTGCGCTTCAAGAAACGGCTGGGGTGA
- the trkA gene encoding Trk system potassium transporter TrkA yields the protein MNIIIVGAGEIGRHLATSLAKEAHRISLIEADKELAEELEAALDAKVIHGDGTSVSDLADADVGECELFLAMSSSNTTNMMSASMAKSMGVPKVVSRVHPSLQREEWLFDFRGHFGVDHIFSSERLTAIELAKFVRNPDSLVVEELARGRIELQQILVGKSSQALHTALRDLGTPQGVRIAMITRGGKSHVPQADSSIEEGDLVTVFGEPRKLRGFAERLQGKRKGSEKLRVVIFGGNEYGFSLAQMLESIDCTVRVFERDGEICAGLADRLTNATIIHGDATVSAELEEEQIGEVDFFISTSTDDEDNVMSCLQAHTLGVKNCLTIIHRADYAAAISASGHHFGIRAAISPREATRREIQRFITTDSHHILKKFDGVDLVELRVGKGSIAAGHMVKEIQWPPGTVLVGKLRGLHAEVPGPDEVLLGGDHLYAMVSKEAKKAFLKLLSA from the coding sequence ATGAACATCATCATCGTAGGCGCCGGGGAGATCGGCAGGCACCTGGCCACCTCCCTGGCCAAGGAGGCACACAGGATTTCCCTGATTGAGGCGGACAAGGAGCTCGCCGAGGAACTGGAGGCCGCCCTGGATGCGAAGGTGATCCACGGCGATGGCACCAGCGTCAGCGACCTCGCCGATGCGGATGTGGGCGAGTGCGAGCTGTTTTTGGCGATGTCCTCCTCGAACACGACCAACATGATGTCCGCCTCGATGGCAAAGAGCATGGGGGTGCCGAAGGTTGTCAGCCGCGTGCATCCCAGCCTCCAGCGGGAGGAATGGCTCTTCGATTTCCGCGGGCACTTCGGGGTCGATCATATCTTCAGCTCGGAGCGCCTGACGGCCATCGAGCTTGCGAAGTTTGTCCGCAATCCGGATTCGCTGGTTGTCGAGGAGCTGGCTCGCGGTCGCATCGAGCTTCAGCAGATCCTCGTGGGCAAGTCCTCCCAGGCGCTCCACACCGCACTGCGGGATCTAGGCACTCCGCAAGGCGTACGCATCGCTATGATCACGCGGGGCGGGAAATCCCATGTGCCGCAGGCGGACTCAAGCATCGAGGAGGGGGATCTGGTGACGGTCTTCGGAGAGCCGAGGAAGCTGCGCGGCTTTGCGGAGAGGCTTCAGGGAAAACGCAAGGGTTCCGAGAAGCTCCGCGTCGTGATCTTCGGCGGGAACGAATACGGCTTCTCGTTGGCGCAAATGCTCGAGAGCATCGACTGCACGGTTCGTGTCTTCGAGCGCGACGGGGAGATCTGCGCGGGGCTGGCCGACAGGCTAACCAACGCGACCATCATCCACGGCGATGCCACGGTTTCCGCGGAGCTGGAGGAAGAGCAGATCGGTGAGGTGGATTTCTTCATCAGCACCAGCACGGACGATGAGGACAACGTGATGTCCTGCCTGCAGGCGCACACTCTGGGAGTGAAAAACTGCCTGACCATCATCCACCGCGCGGATTACGCGGCGGCCATTTCCGCCAGCGGCCACCACTTCGGCATCCGCGCCGCGATCAGCCCGCGTGAGGCCACCCGCCGTGAGATCCAGCGTTTCATCACCACGGACTCCCACCACATCCTCAAGAAATTCGACGGGGTGGATCTCGTCGAGCTGCGGGTTGGCAAGGGCTCCATCGCAGCCGGCCACATGGTCAAGGAAATCCAGTGGCCGCCGGGCACGGTGCTCGTCGGCAAGCTGCGCGGCCTGCACGCGGAGGTTCCGGGACCCGATGAGGTGCTGCTGGGCGGGGACCACCTCTATGCCATGGTTTCCAAGGAGGCCAAAAAGGCATTCCTGAAGCTCCTCTCCGCCTGA